The following are encoded together in the Prosthecobacter sp. SYSU 5D2 genome:
- a CDS encoding MauE/DoxX family redox-associated membrane protein gives MNLPQTFSITGMSCGKCVAKITDRLKEHPEIQEAKVTLDPPEAKIATRTALDNETLNQWLASAGDYRVAKNGAKAAAADLPAKNAQTYRPLVILLGYLVAVIVANGLAQGHLDLATVMRLFMGGFFIAFSFFKMLDLRGFADAYRSYDLVAKAVPVYGFAYPFIELALGLAYLADWQPVLVNAVTAVVMGVSLIGVLKAVLSKQAIRCACLGTVFNLPMSTVTIIEDALMVAMAVTALVLPHGG, from the coding sequence ATGAACCTTCCCCAAACCTTCTCCATCACCGGCATGTCCTGCGGCAAGTGCGTGGCGAAGATCACGGACAGACTGAAGGAGCATCCGGAGATTCAGGAAGCCAAGGTGACGCTGGATCCTCCTGAGGCGAAGATCGCCACGCGGACGGCACTCGATAATGAGACGTTGAACCAGTGGCTGGCTTCGGCGGGCGACTACCGGGTGGCAAAGAATGGAGCGAAGGCTGCAGCCGCTGACCTGCCTGCCAAGAATGCGCAGACGTACCGGCCGCTGGTGATCTTGCTGGGGTATCTGGTGGCGGTGATCGTGGCCAACGGGCTGGCACAAGGGCACCTGGATCTGGCGACGGTTATGCGGCTGTTCATGGGCGGATTTTTCATCGCCTTTTCATTTTTCAAGATGCTGGACCTGCGCGGTTTCGCGGATGCCTACCGGAGCTATGACCTGGTGGCGAAGGCGGTGCCGGTATATGGCTTTGCGTATCCCTTCATCGAGCTGGCGCTGGGCCTGGCCTACCTGGCAGACTGGCAGCCGGTGCTGGTGAATGCGGTGACGGCGGTGGTGATGGGCGTGAGCCTGATCGGCGTGCTGAAAGCGGTGCTGTCCAAACAGGCCATCCGCTGTGCCTGCCTGGGCACGGTCTTCAACCTGCCCATGTCCACCGTGACGATCATTGAGGATGCCTTGATGGTGGCCATGGCGGTGACGGCCCTGGTGCTGCCGCATGGGGGATGA
- a CDS encoding PVC-type heme-binding CxxCH protein gives MKRLILAVAFLSSTLLPLATHAAEPLRIFIRGGKKSHAPGAHEHEQFVKDWVPLLNERGAKASGGLEFPTKEQLEQTDVLILHAQEAGNIKIGEERKNLMAFLKRGGGLVVLHAAAVSRDHDWFKGIIGGSWHFGQTKWLEAPMSLYFTDRDNPITREISNFDLDDEIYYDMDMLPDVKILAAAYTPKAADTGGKGNKEAQERAAEAVAKRKAVNIYDIQPQMWTYEKDGYRAFTSIPGHWYKNFSHVGLRTAILRGIAWAGKRENVDELCKPDELGDALRYAEGGVPRPQEMPKHLEIHPEFELSLVASEPLINKPMNIDWDEKGRLWVVETPEYPNGLRQANVEAWKDSGSVEPGQYEREPLDRVSILEDTDGDGVMDKKTVFADKIELATSSVFYKNGVIVCAAPDIWYFEDTDGDDKADKRTKIYTNLGTRDTHAVINNMRWGLDGWVYATHGYSSTENVTTGDGSQGFGAIGAGVVRFKPDGSAFEQYASRGGNTWGLDITTDGQVFYTQPTSGNHFIHVVLPEYVLAKGKLPGVIGTNGMLPREPTFPAMQWEQQAYVQIDQVGSYTAAAGCAIYEGGTWPAKYNYSYFTTEPTLNIVSHFMVEPDGVTYKAKREAGREQTEFIRSTNLWFRPIENRVGPDGALYVVDFCNQAIIHNDTRGPTHGPANAAVRPDRDHYYGRIWKVNHKQAKKVSTSATASAKVSQGSAAQKAYEASLESVKSNEGRNKILGLYAAAKDDWTRSALIAACAGEPLSCIQAALASNAPANLESFVGSLLPLALPAHASTLIAACASADSKADLLKNTLLRGIAQQVNEAPEFTPELTASLKKLLAQPSLAAATLPLITKWDKAGALAAEVKAQLATLNATLADASAPVEARINAANALVAVGGDLSGSVVPVLAGADSPEALQSAIIAAMDESGQVGDLVPAMSRLKAGLQNKAFEAVLKRPEAVRTLLEAVKAGSIDRAIFAPGDVARLRSHPNKGIASEANQLFKINNAAKDAIIAKLTPEVEKPGNAANGKMLFGAACAVCHKFGDMGAPVGPPLDGMGAHGPAELLIHIVDPNREVDPSFWAFNIITKKGEALQGVVTSENSATVTLATQVGVREIAKVDIERKENTRRSLMPEGLDALGPDAMRDLLAYICGDAMKEFRILSLSQAYTADSRGGVFAGTGPRQGQVRLSKSGDVKIQNVPFYLQDAAKSATGMNLIVLKGGPSGTYSSKLPARVEIPVNVEAKRLQLLSGISGWGWPAVKEEVPVLKATVLYAGGEKEEFILRNGIHFSDYIRKVEVPGSSYVSGLTDGQQMRLISLDLTKKAVAEKLILESPEGNPTAPVIVAVTADITGKGPVPGSTDVSTRPEPEKGPAPAEAPKKGPGKGKGKGKGMAAKGPLPLTGPKEGGQGDRPLLPASDPQWEAGKTKVLVIGGGSSHDFATFFGTTDVATLKAAGFSVHYTEDRDQAPRELANADVAIISVNRKFFDTAAYRKALMDFAAAGKGIIMYHPGTWYGYANWPELNAQIVGGGARGHDKIHPFEVKTVKDHPIMEGVPASFTVEDELYYVNAEPENIPPGTAKIEVLAETSPSDKYNKPHPSIWITQHPKARIVGIALGHDERVHDMPAFQKILINATKWASGK, from the coding sequence ATGAAGCGTCTCATCCTGGCGGTCGCCTTTCTTTCGTCCACCCTCCTTCCTCTCGCCACCCATGCGGCGGAGCCACTGCGCATTTTCATTCGCGGCGGAAAAAAATCCCATGCCCCCGGAGCGCATGAGCATGAGCAGTTTGTCAAAGACTGGGTGCCCCTGCTCAACGAGCGCGGGGCCAAGGCCAGCGGCGGACTGGAGTTTCCCACGAAGGAGCAGCTTGAGCAGACCGACGTGCTCATCCTGCATGCGCAGGAGGCGGGGAACATCAAAATTGGCGAGGAGCGCAAGAACCTGATGGCTTTCCTCAAGCGCGGCGGCGGACTCGTCGTCCTGCACGCGGCGGCGGTTTCAAGAGACCACGACTGGTTCAAGGGCATCATTGGCGGGTCCTGGCACTTTGGCCAGACGAAGTGGCTGGAGGCGCCCATGAGCCTGTATTTCACTGACCGCGACAACCCGATCACGCGGGAGATCTCCAACTTCGACCTGGATGATGAGATCTATTATGACATGGACATGCTGCCGGACGTGAAGATCCTGGCCGCCGCCTACACGCCGAAGGCGGCCGATACCGGCGGCAAGGGCAATAAAGAAGCCCAAGAACGCGCTGCCGAGGCCGTGGCGAAAAGGAAGGCGGTCAATATCTACGACATCCAGCCGCAGATGTGGACGTATGAAAAGGACGGCTACCGCGCCTTCACCAGCATTCCCGGCCACTGGTATAAAAACTTCAGCCATGTGGGCCTGCGCACCGCCATCCTGCGCGGCATCGCCTGGGCAGGAAAGCGTGAGAATGTGGACGAGCTCTGCAAGCCTGACGAACTCGGCGATGCTTTACGTTATGCCGAAGGCGGTGTGCCGCGTCCGCAGGAGATGCCCAAGCATCTGGAAATCCATCCCGAGTTTGAGCTGTCCCTGGTCGCTTCCGAGCCGCTGATCAACAAGCCGATGAACATTGACTGGGATGAAAAAGGCCGCCTCTGGGTGGTGGAGACGCCGGAGTATCCCAACGGTCTGCGCCAGGCCAATGTGGAGGCCTGGAAGGACTCGGGCTCCGTGGAGCCCGGCCAGTATGAGCGTGAGCCGCTGGACCGTGTGTCCATTCTTGAGGATACCGATGGCGACGGCGTGATGGACAAGAAGACCGTCTTTGCGGACAAGATCGAGCTGGCCACCAGCAGTGTGTTTTATAAAAACGGCGTCATCGTCTGCGCCGCGCCGGACATCTGGTACTTTGAGGATACCGACGGCGATGACAAGGCGGACAAGCGCACCAAAATCTATACCAACCTGGGCACGCGGGATACCCATGCCGTCATCAACAACATGCGCTGGGGCCTGGATGGCTGGGTGTACGCCACTCATGGTTATTCCAGCACGGAGAATGTGACCACGGGCGATGGCAGCCAAGGCTTCGGAGCCATAGGCGCAGGCGTCGTCCGCTTCAAGCCGGACGGCAGCGCCTTTGAGCAGTATGCCTCACGCGGCGGCAATACCTGGGGCTTGGACATCACCACGGATGGCCAGGTTTTTTACACCCAGCCGACCAGTGGCAACCATTTCATCCATGTCGTGCTGCCGGAGTATGTGCTGGCCAAGGGCAAGCTGCCGGGTGTTATCGGTACGAATGGCATGCTGCCGCGCGAGCCTACCTTTCCCGCCATGCAGTGGGAGCAGCAGGCCTATGTGCAGATTGACCAGGTGGGCAGCTATACGGCCGCCGCCGGATGCGCCATCTATGAAGGCGGCACCTGGCCGGCCAAGTATAACTACAGTTACTTCACCACCGAGCCGACGCTGAACATCGTCAGTCACTTCATGGTGGAGCCGGATGGCGTCACGTATAAGGCCAAGCGCGAAGCGGGCCGCGAGCAGACCGAATTCATCCGCAGCACCAACCTCTGGTTCCGCCCCATTGAAAATCGAGTGGGCCCGGATGGTGCGCTGTATGTCGTGGACTTCTGCAACCAAGCCATCATTCACAACGACACCCGCGGCCCCACGCATGGACCCGCCAATGCTGCCGTCCGCCCAGACCGCGACCATTATTATGGCCGCATCTGGAAGGTGAACCACAAGCAGGCAAAGAAGGTTTCCACTTCTGCAACGGCCAGCGCCAAAGTGTCTCAGGGCAGCGCAGCCCAAAAGGCTTATGAGGCCTCGCTGGAGTCCGTTAAATCTAACGAAGGGCGCAACAAAATCCTCGGTCTTTATGCCGCTGCCAAAGATGACTGGACGCGCTCCGCTCTCATCGCCGCCTGCGCTGGCGAGCCGCTTTCTTGCATCCAGGCCGCACTGGCGAGCAACGCCCCGGCCAACCTGGAATCCTTTGTCGGCAGCCTCTTGCCTTTGGCCTTGCCCGCCCATGCGAGCACACTCATCGCTGCCTGCGCATCGGCTGATTCCAAAGCGGACCTTCTCAAAAACACCCTCCTGCGCGGCATCGCCCAGCAGGTGAATGAAGCGCCGGAGTTCACGCCAGAGCTGACGGCCTCCTTGAAAAAACTGCTCGCTCAGCCATCCCTCGCTGCGGCAACTTTGCCGCTGATCACCAAGTGGGACAAAGCGGGTGCGCTGGCCGCTGAAGTGAAAGCCCAGCTCGCCACGCTGAATGCCACCTTGGCCGATGCCTCCGCTCCCGTCGAAGCCCGCATCAATGCCGCCAATGCCCTGGTGGCCGTGGGCGGGGATCTCAGTGGTTCTGTCGTCCCGGTTTTAGCCGGTGCTGACTCCCCGGAAGCCCTGCAATCCGCCATCATCGCCGCGATGGATGAAAGTGGGCAGGTGGGCGACCTCGTGCCCGCCATGAGCCGCCTAAAGGCAGGCCTGCAGAACAAAGCCTTCGAGGCGGTGTTGAAGCGGCCTGAGGCGGTGCGGACTCTTTTGGAGGCCGTGAAGGCGGGCAGCATTGACCGCGCGATTTTCGCCCCAGGCGATGTCGCCCGCTTGCGCTCGCACCCCAATAAGGGCATTGCCAGCGAGGCTAACCAATTGTTTAAAATCAACAACGCGGCCAAGGATGCCATCATTGCCAAGCTCACGCCCGAGGTGGAAAAGCCGGGCAATGCGGCCAATGGCAAGATGCTCTTCGGCGCGGCCTGCGCAGTCTGCCACAAATTCGGCGACATGGGCGCACCGGTCGGCCCGCCGCTGGATGGCATGGGTGCGCACGGTCCTGCGGAACTGCTCATCCACATCGTGGATCCGAACCGCGAGGTGGACCCCAGCTTCTGGGCCTTCAACATCATCACGAAAAAGGGCGAGGCGCTGCAAGGCGTCGTCACCAGTGAGAACAGCGCCACCGTCACCCTCGCCACCCAGGTGGGCGTGAGGGAGATCGCCAAGGTGGACATTGAGCGGAAAGAAAATACCCGCCGCAGCCTCATGCCCGAAGGCCTGGACGCCCTCGGTCCGGATGCCATGCGCGATTTGCTTGCCTACATTTGCGGCGATGCGATGAAGGAGTTTCGCATCCTCAGTCTGAGCCAGGCTTACACGGCGGACAGCCGGGGCGGGGTCTTCGCCGGCACGGGTCCGCGCCAGGGCCAGGTGCGCCTCTCCAAATCTGGCGATGTGAAGATCCAGAACGTGCCGTTTTACCTCCAGGACGCGGCCAAAAGCGCCACGGGCATGAACCTCATCGTGCTGAAAGGCGGTCCGTCAGGCACTTACAGTTCCAAGCTTCCGGCACGGGTGGAGATCCCGGTGAATGTGGAAGCCAAACGCCTGCAACTGCTTAGCGGCATCTCCGGCTGGGGATGGCCTGCGGTGAAGGAAGAAGTGCCCGTGCTCAAGGCGACCGTGCTTTATGCAGGTGGTGAAAAGGAGGAGTTCATTCTCCGCAACGGCATCCATTTTTCCGACTACATCCGCAAGGTGGAGGTGCCCGGTTCCTCGTATGTGAGCGGCCTCACCGACGGCCAGCAGATGCGCCTCATCTCCCTGGACCTGACGAAAAAGGCGGTGGCCGAAAAGCTGATCCTGGAAAGCCCTGAAGGCAATCCGACCGCGCCCGTCATTGTGGCCGTCACGGCGGACATTACCGGCAAGGGACCCGTTCCAGGCAGTACCGATGTTTCCACCCGGCCCGAGCCTGAGAAAGGCCCTGCTCCTGCGGAGGCTCCTAAAAAAGGTCCCGGCAAGGGCAAGGGAAAAGGCAAGGGCATGGCTGCGAAAGGTCCGCTGCCGCTCACTGGCCCCAAAGAAGGCGGCCAGGGCGACCGCCCGCTCCTGCCCGCCAGTGACCCTCAATGGGAAGCTGGCAAGACCAAGGTCCTGGTCATTGGCGGTGGCAGCTCCCATGATTTCGCCACCTTCTTTGGCACCACGGATGTGGCCACTCTGAAGGCCGCCGGTTTCAGCGTCCACTACACCGAAGACCGCGACCAGGCCCCGCGTGAGCTGGCCAATGCCGACGTGGCCATCATCAGCGTGAACCGCAAATTTTTCGATACCGCCGCCTATCGCAAGGCGCTCATGGACTTCGCCGCCGCAGGGAAGGGGATCATCATGTACCATCCCGGCACCTGGTATGGCTACGCCAACTGGCCGGAGCTGAATGCGCAGATTGTCGGTGGTGGCGCACGCGGGCATGACAAGATCCACCCCTTTGAGGTGAAGACCGTCAAAGACCATCCCATCATGGAAGGCGTGCCGGCCAGCTTCACCGTCGAGGACGAGCTTTATTACGTGAACGCCGAGCCTGAAAACATCCCTCCCGGTACCGCCAAGATCGAGGTCCTGGCCGAGACCAGCCCTAGCGACAAGTATAACAAGCCGCACCCCAGCATCTGGATCACCCAACATCCCAAAGCCCGCATCGTCGGCATCGCCCTCGGTCACGATGAGCGTGTGCATGACATGCCCGCCTTTCAAAAGATCCTCATCAACGCCACCAAGTGGGCCTCCGGGAAATAG
- a CDS encoding sugar phosphate isomerase/epimerase has protein sequence MGRPVTLFTGQWADLSFDTMLQKAKAFGYDGVELACWGDHFEVAKADQAYCDAKRAALKEAGLQCHAISTHLVGQAVCDNIDPRHAQILPAHIYGDGDPEGVRQRAAEEIIKTAHAAKRFGVSVVNGFTGSSIWHLVYSFPPNLPGQIDAGYADFAKRWIPIFDEFQKLGVRFALEVHPTEIAFDIASAERALQAVDYHPAFGFNYDPSHFGYQGVDYVKFLYKFSDRIYHVHMKDVAWNLGVDAGVFGGHVDFHKPSRYWDFKSVGRGNINFEKIIRALNDIEYGGPLSVEWEDGAMDREFGATESAAYVKKLDFPPSKIIFDAQFAENSK, from the coding sequence ATGGGCAGACCCGTCACACTCTTCACCGGCCAGTGGGCCGACCTCTCCTTTGACACCATGCTGCAGAAGGCCAAGGCCTTTGGTTACGACGGCGTGGAGCTCGCCTGCTGGGGCGACCACTTTGAAGTGGCCAAGGCCGACCAGGCCTACTGCGATGCCAAACGCGCCGCATTGAAAGAAGCCGGCCTCCAGTGCCATGCCATCTCCACCCACCTCGTCGGCCAGGCAGTGTGTGACAACATTGACCCCCGCCACGCCCAGATCCTGCCCGCCCACATCTATGGCGACGGCGATCCTGAAGGCGTGCGCCAGCGTGCTGCCGAGGAGATCATCAAAACCGCCCACGCCGCCAAGCGCTTCGGCGTGAGCGTGGTGAACGGCTTTACCGGCAGCTCCATCTGGCACTTGGTGTATTCCTTCCCGCCGAACCTGCCCGGCCAGATTGACGCCGGCTATGCCGACTTCGCCAAACGCTGGATCCCCATCTTTGACGAGTTTCAGAAACTCGGCGTGCGCTTCGCCCTCGAAGTCCACCCGACTGAGATCGCCTTCGACATCGCCAGTGCCGAGCGTGCCCTCCAGGCCGTGGATTACCATCCCGCCTTTGGCTTCAATTATGACCCGAGCCACTTCGGCTACCAGGGCGTGGACTATGTGAAGTTCCTGTACAAATTCAGCGACCGCATCTATCACGTGCACATGAAGGACGTGGCCTGGAACCTGGGCGTGGACGCCGGCGTCTTTGGCGGTCATGTGGACTTCCACAAACCGAGCCGCTACTGGGACTTCAAGTCCGTGGGCCGTGGTAACATCAACTTTGAAAAGATCATCCGCGCGCTGAACGACATCGAATACGGCGGCCCGCTGAGCGTCGAGTGGGAAGACGGCGCCATGGACCGCGAATTCGGCGCCACCGAATCCGCCGCCTACGTCAAGAAGCTCGACTTCCCGCCCTCGAAGATCATCTTCGATGCGCAGTTTGCTGAGAACAGCAAGTGA
- a CDS encoding HupE/UreJ family protein, translating to MLKTLHALLILPVLIVLGVQEILPGTLALATGSSSPFDLDIFGQELTSGFRHILPDGMDHMAFILGLFFLSRTLPVLLVQTTLFTLAHSLMLGLVIFTGLQVPSRWVEIGVGLSIALLALEGLYAGRLERWRPLMILIFGSIHGLAFAHSLAQAENIRRSPLAALFGFNIGVELGQLVLIAGLVIVFSPWWQKAWYRARISLPALTLIALSGLHWAWTRW from the coding sequence ATGCTGAAAACCCTTCATGCCCTGCTGATCCTCCCTGTGCTCATCGTGCTCGGGGTGCAGGAGATCCTGCCCGGCACACTGGCCCTCGCGACTGGCAGCAGCAGCCCTTTCGATCTGGACATCTTCGGCCAGGAGCTGACCTCCGGCTTCCGCCACATCCTGCCGGACGGCATGGACCACATGGCCTTCATCCTCGGCCTCTTTTTCCTCTCCCGCACCCTTCCCGTCCTGCTCGTCCAGACCACCCTCTTCACCCTGGCCCATTCCCTCATGCTCGGCCTCGTCATTTTCACCGGCCTGCAGGTGCCCAGCCGCTGGGTGGAAATTGGCGTCGGCCTCAGCATCGCCCTCCTCGCCCTGGAGGGGCTTTATGCCGGCCGTCTGGAGCGCTGGCGGCCGCTGATGATCCTGATTTTCGGCAGCATCCACGGCCTCGCCTTTGCCCACAGCCTAGCCCAGGCAGAAAACATCCGCCGCAGCCCTCTGGCCGCCCTGTTTGGCTTCAATATCGGCGTGGAGCTCGGCCAGCTGGTCCTCATCGCCGGGCTGGTCATCGTTTTCAGCCCCTGGTGGCAGAAGGCCTGGTACCGTGCCCGTATCAGCCTGCCCGCCCTCACCCTCATCGCCCTCTCTGGCCTGCACTGGGCCTGGACCCGCTGGTGA
- the radC gene encoding DNA repair protein RadC produces MSHRIHDLPEDDRPRERLLRLGPGVLTDAELLAIFINTGVKGENAIQVAQRLLREVGTLRQLSRTSPAELASSRALGPAKAAHLAAAFEIGKRAEREWAREVPMNAPELIYKYLAAEMQCLAHESVRVLLVNTRLHLQRDEELFRGTVNESVAHPRDILQVAVVHKAFGFALVHNHPSGDPSPSAADKTLTRRLKEGAEILGLNFVDHVIIGLPGEHRGQPYFSFRENGMI; encoded by the coding sequence ATGAGCCATCGCATTCATGATCTACCTGAGGATGACCGCCCACGTGAGCGCCTGCTGCGGCTGGGGCCGGGCGTGCTGACGGATGCGGAACTGCTGGCCATCTTTATCAATACAGGGGTGAAGGGGGAGAATGCCATCCAGGTGGCGCAACGGCTGCTGCGGGAGGTGGGCACGCTGCGGCAGCTCTCCCGCACAAGCCCGGCGGAGCTGGCCTCCAGCCGAGCACTGGGCCCGGCGAAGGCGGCGCACCTGGCGGCGGCGTTTGAGATCGGCAAGCGGGCGGAGCGGGAGTGGGCGCGGGAGGTGCCGATGAATGCGCCGGAGCTGATTTATAAATACCTGGCGGCAGAAATGCAGTGCCTGGCGCATGAATCCGTGCGGGTGCTGCTGGTGAATACGCGCCTGCATTTGCAGCGGGATGAGGAGCTGTTTCGCGGCACGGTGAATGAATCCGTGGCGCACCCGCGGGACATCCTGCAGGTGGCGGTGGTGCATAAGGCATTCGGCTTTGCCCTGGTGCACAATCATCCGTCCGGGGACCCGAGTCCGAGCGCGGCGGACAAGACGCTGACCCGGCGGCTGAAAGAGGGGGCGGAGATCCTGGGGCTGAACTTTGTGGACCATGTCATCATCGGCCTGCCGGGGGAGCACCGGGGCCAGCCGTACTTCAGCTTCCGCGAAAACGGCATGATCTGA
- a CDS encoding aminodeoxychorismate/anthranilate synthase component II gives MLLIIDNYDSFTYNLVQYFGEMGAQMEIHRNDQITLEEIAKMKPDHICVSPGPCTPKEAGISCDVIRTFGQSTPVLGVCLGHQSIGHVFGGEVVRAGRLMHGKTSVIKHTGQSVFKDLPQPFTATRYHSLLVKRDTLPDCLEITAVAGDDESEIMGLKHKELPIHGVQFHPESILTQEGKKLLKNFLEM, from the coding sequence ATGCTTTTGATCATCGACAATTACGACTCCTTCACCTACAACCTCGTCCAGTACTTTGGCGAGATGGGGGCGCAGATGGAGATTCATCGCAATGACCAGATCACCCTGGAGGAGATCGCGAAGATGAAACCGGACCACATCTGTGTTTCCCCCGGCCCCTGCACGCCGAAGGAGGCGGGCATCAGCTGTGATGTCATCCGCACCTTTGGGCAGAGCACGCCGGTCCTGGGCGTGTGCCTGGGGCACCAGAGCATCGGCCATGTCTTCGGCGGGGAGGTGGTGCGGGCCGGGCGGCTGATGCACGGAAAAACCTCCGTCATCAAACACACGGGCCAGTCCGTCTTCAAGGATCTGCCGCAGCCCTTCACCGCCACGCGGTATCATTCTTTGTTAGTCAAGCGGGACACGCTGCCAGACTGCCTGGAGATCACCGCCGTGGCCGGGGATGACGAGAGCGAGATCATGGGGTTGAAGCATAAGGAGCTGCCCATCCACGGCGTCCAGTTCCACCCCGAATCCATCCTGACGCAAGAGGGCAAAAAGCTGCTGAAAAACTTTCTGGAAATGTAG
- a CDS encoding type II toxin-antitoxin system VapB family antitoxin, producing the protein MKTTIEIDEEKLGSIMRMTGISTMKEAVDWALNEAVRIATINHIMENPWSPEEARNAVDPDYDIIAIRNSSVPVKYQKKPRAKSK; encoded by the coding sequence ATGAAAACAACCATCGAAATAGACGAGGAAAAATTGGGCAGTATCATGAGGATGACCGGCATCAGCACCATGAAAGAAGCCGTGGACTGGGCATTGAATGAGGCTGTCAGAATCGCCACCATCAACCACATCATGGAAAACCCCTGGTCACCCGAGGAAGCCCGGAATGCCGTGGATCCTGACTATGACATCATCGCCATCCGGAACAGCTCCGTGCCGGTTAAATATCAAAAGAAACCCCGGGCCAAATCGAAATAA
- a CDS encoding PIN domain-containing protein, with protein sequence MEILLDSAVYIGLMRAGKDPRHVLGPYLRAGSLYSCGVVRAEVLRGTKEPKRYEQMEQFFDIIPEVPTDPRLWRHVSQIGWDLGRKGKWPPVTDITIAACAMRARLTLISPDGHFDDVEGLKLLKELPESL encoded by the coding sequence ATGGAAATCCTCCTTGATTCCGCCGTTTACATTGGGCTGATGAGAGCCGGTAAAGACCCTCGTCATGTCCTTGGCCCCTACCTTCGTGCGGGCAGTCTCTACAGTTGTGGGGTGGTCCGCGCGGAGGTCTTGCGCGGGACCAAGGAACCCAAGCGGTATGAGCAAATGGAACAGTTCTTCGACATCATCCCAGAGGTCCCCACGGACCCGCGCCTGTGGCGGCACGTGAGCCAAATCGGCTGGGATCTCGGGCGCAAGGGCAAGTGGCCGCCGGTGACGGACATCACCATCGCCGCCTGCGCCATGCGCGCCCGGCTCACGCTGATCTCCCCGGACGGGCACTTTGATGATGTGGAAGGGCTGAAGCTTCTCAAGGAGCTGCCGGAGTCGCTTTGA